One region of Zerene cesonia ecotype Mississippi chromosome 15, Zerene_cesonia_1.1, whole genome shotgun sequence genomic DNA includes:
- the LOC119832224 gene encoding zinc finger protein 271-like isoform X2, whose amino-acid sequence MNQDHHSINAGGGQPPGNTESQNQRVQSAQQQQQNNLTPTTSATDLRVNSAAVNVALSSVAKYWVFTNLFPGPLPQVSVYGLPANTRIENGKPVQDLGQAHASILNGDPNIILGHHSGQPQVTVSAGGQQIPISQIITTQSGQAHEALVAHNQQQELTAQQASSGASQVSVGSGQASHQQVPNNRVEFVQHHNIDMQHLLQQQLMAARPEHANQQIQLTVSEDGIVTVVEPGGGKLVDKDELHETIKMPTDHTLTVHQLQQIVGHHQVIDSVVRIEQATGEPANILVTQNPDGTTSIETSAVDPLLVKDEKNVAKIEAAQFAAPTEIKDIKGIDLKSVGTMGMEGAVVKISAAASDHDLHAMYKVNVEDLSQLLAYHEVFGKLNSEAQQPQQQQPQQQTQQAKPVLYEVEIEAGTSATMSEAEASPGHHSCDICGKIFQFRYQLIVHRRYHGENKPYTCQVCGNAFSNPTELSKHGKCHLAGDLAERQAKRLSQDKPYACSTCHKTFWRKEHLDNHVRTHTGETPYRCQYCSKTFTRKEHMVNHVRKHTGETPHRCEICKKSFTRKEHFMNHVMWHTGETPHHCQICGKKYTRKEHLVNHMRSHTNDTPFRCEVCGKSFTRKEHFTNHILWHSGETPHRCDFCSKTFTRKEHLLNHVRQHTGESPHRCNFCSKSFTRREHLVNHVRQHTGETPFQCGYCPKAFTRKDHLVNHVRQHTGESPHKCSFCTKSFTRKEHLTNHVRQHTGESPHRCTYCAKSFTRKEHLTNHIRQHTGEAPYKCTLCPRGFVRKEHLKTHVRTHTGESPHACTYCSKTFTRKEHLNNHVRQHTGETPFKCTYCVKSFSRKEHLTNHMHLHTGETPHKCPFCTKTFSRKEHLTNHVRIHTGESPHWCQFCKKTFTRKEHLTNHMKQHTGDSPHACKVCAKPFTRKEHLVTHMRSHSCGERPFSCGECGKSFPLKGNLLFHERSHNKGANTKVFKCEVCSKEFMCKGHLVTHRRTHTDTAETNAAVEPPAENEDCTNECNKCDKDPLEVDRKPDIRPPSESRAADNTASQAQTNTVMQITTQQVQSTAATSATNVTAGTFTATQHHAGASIAHHPVTVNY is encoded by the exons atgaaccaGGATCACCATAGTATCAACGCGGGTGGCGGCCAACCCCCAGGCAATACGGAG TCTCAAAATCAGAGAGTTCAGTCAGCTCAACAGCAGCAACAGAATAATCTTACTCCTACTACATCTGCTACTGACCTACGGGTCAACTCGGCAGCTGTGAATGTTGCTTTGTCGAGCGTCGCAAAATATTGGGTGTTTACAAATTTGTTTCCCGGTCCATTACCCCAAGTATCTGTGTATGGCCTACCAGCCAATACTAGGATTGAAAATGGGAAACCTGTGCAG GATCTCGGACAAGCACATGCTAGTATACTCAATGGAGatcctaatataatattaggtcATCACTCAGGCCAGCCACAGGTCACAGTGTCTGCTGGTGGTCAACAGATACCCATATCTCAAATAATAACGACTCAATCAGGACAAGCTCAtg aagCTCTTGTGGCGCACAATCAGCAACAAGAGCTCACTGCGCAGCAAGCCTCATCTGGTGCTTCACAGGTGTCGGTTGGTTCAGGGCAGGCTTCTCACCAGCAGGTACCCAATAATCGGGTCGAGTTTGTTCAACACCATAACATTGATATG CAACACCTACTTCAACAGCAGTTGATGGCAGCCCGTCCTGAACATGCCAACCAACAG ATTCAACTGACAGTAAGTGAAGATGGCATTGTTACTGTGGTGGAACCAGGTGGAGGGAAGCTTGTGGACAAAGATGAACTACATGAAACTATCAAGATGCCTACTGACCACACCCTCACTGTGCATCAGTTGCAACAGATTGTTGGTCATCATCAG gTAATAGACAGTGTGGTTCGCATCGAACAAGCTACTGGTGAACCAGCAAATATATTGGTTACACAAAACCCAGATGGGACGACTTCTATAGAAACAAGTGCAGTAGACCCCTTGTTAGTGAAGGATGAGAAGAATGTTGCTAAAATTGAAGCGGCACAGTTTGCTGCACCCActgaaataaaagatattaaagGGATAGATTTAAAG agtGTTGGTACAATGGGCATGGAAGGTGCAGTGGTAAAGATATCTGCAGCTGCTTCAGACCATGACTTGCATGCTATGTACAAAGTTAATGTTGAGGATCTATCTCAACTTCTTGCATATCATGAGGTTTTCGGGAAACTTAACTCAGAGGCGCAACAACCCCAGCAACAACAACCGCAGCAACAAACGCAACAGGCTAAG ccTGTCTTATATGAAGTGGAGATAGAAGCAGGAACCAGTGCAACTATGTCAGAAGCTGAGGCGTCTCCTGGCCATCACTCCTGTGATATTTGTGGAAAAATATTCCAATTCCGATATCAACTGATTGTCCATAG gcGATATCATGGAGAAAATAAACCATACACATGTCAAGTATGTGGAAATGCCTTTTCCAATCCCACAGAACTATCAAAACATGGCAAATGCCATTTGg CTGGTGACCTTGCAGAGAGGCAAGCAAAACGTCTTTCCCAAGACAAGCCGTATGCATGCTCCACATGTCACAAGACTTTCTGGCGTAAGGAGCATTTAGATAACCATGTACGGACCCACACTGGAGAGACACCCTACAG ATGTCAATACTGTTCAAAAACATTTACGCGCAAGGAACACATGGTCAATCACGTAAGGAAACACACGGGCGAAACGCCGCACCGCTGCGAGATTTGCAAGAAGAGCTTTACAAGAAAAGAGCATTTTATGAACCATGTCATGTGGCATACTG GTGAAACGCCGCACCATTGTCAAATATGCGGCAAGAAGTATACTAGGAAGGAGCATTTAGTGAACCATATGCGCTCGCATACTAACGACACGCCGTTCCGATGCGAAGTGTGCGGCAAGTCGTTCACGAGAAAGGAACACTTCACCAATCACATATTGTGGCACTCTG GTGAAACCCCCCATCGATGCGACTTTTGTTCGAAAACGTTCACGCGCAAGGAGCATCTGCTGAACCACGTGCGGCAACACACGGGCGAGTCGCCGCACCGCTGCAACTTCTGCTCCAAGTCGTTCACGCGGCGCGAACACTTGGTGAACCACGTGCGGCAACACACGGGCGAGACGCCCTTCCAGTGCGGATACTGTCCGAAGGCGTTTACAAGGAAGGATCATTTag tTAACCACGTCCGGCAACACACCGGCGAGTCTCCGCACAAATGTTCTTTCTGCACGAAGTCCTTTACGCGCAAAGAGCACCTGACTAATCATGTTCGACAACACACGGGCGAATCGCCACACCGGTGTACATATTGTGCTAAATCCTTCACTAGAAAAGAACATCTCACTAATCATATcag ACAGCATACGGGGGAGGCTCCATACAAGTGTACGCTATGTCCCCGTGGGTTCGTGCGGAAGGAACATCTTAAAACGCACGTGCGCACGCACACGGGCGAATCGCCGCACGCGTGCACGTATTGCAGCAAGACATTCACGAGGAAGGAACACCTTAACAATCATGTGCG ACAACACACGGGCGAGACGCCGTTCAAGTGCACGTACTGCGTGAAGTCGTTCTCACGCAAGGAGCACCTCACGAACCACATGCACCTGCACACGGGTGAGACGCCACATAAGTGTCCCTTCTGCACCAAGACGTTCTCCAGGAAGGAGCACCTAACTAATCACGTGCG AATACATACTGGCGAATCACCTCACTGGTGTCAATTCTGCAAGAAAACGTTTACGCGCAAAGAGCATCTTACAAATCACATGAAGCAGCACACTGGAGACTCCCCGCATGCTTGTAAGGTTTGCGCTAAACCTTTCACGAGGAAAGAACACCTTGTCACGCATATGAG GTCTCACAGCTGTGGTGAGCGACCCTTTAGCTGTGGCGAATGTGGCAAATCCTTCCCATTAAAAGGAAACCTGCTCTTCCATGAGAGATCGCATAATAAAGGAGCAAATactaaagtatttaaatgcgAAGTTTGTTCAAAAGAATTTATGTGTAAAg gaCACTTAGTGACACATCGTCGGACGCACACTGACACAGCAGAGACTAATGCAGCAGTTGAACCTCCTGCAGAAAATGAAGACTGTACAAATGAGTGCAATAAATGTGATAAAGACCCACTTGAAGTGGATAGAAAGCCTGATATtag ACCACCATCGGAAAGCAGAGCAGCTGATAATACTGCTAGTCAAGCTCAAACCAACACGGTGATGCAAATTACGACACAG CAAGTGCAATCAACAGCAGCAACAAGCGCAACCAACGTCACTGCTGGCACTTTTACTGCAACACAGCACCACGCCGGCGCTTCGATAGCGCACCACCCGGTCACCGTGAACTACTAG
- the LOC119832224 gene encoding zinc finger protein 271-like isoform X4: protein MNQDHHSINAGGGQPPGNTESQNQRVQSAQQQQQNNLTPTTSATDLRVNSAAVNVALSSVAKYWVFTNLFPGPLPQVSVYGLPANTRIENGKPVQDLGQAHASILNGDPNIILGHHSGQPQVTVSAGGQQIPISQIITTQSGQAHEALVAHNQQQELTAQQASSGASQVSVGSGQASHQQQHLLQQQLMAARPEHANQQVSEIQLTVSEDGIVTVVEPGGGKLVDKDELHETIKMPTDHTLTVHQLQQIVGHHQVIDSVVRIEQATGEPANILVTQNPDGTTSIETSAVDPLLVKDEKNVAKIEAAQFAAPTEIKDIKGIDLKSVGTMGMEGAVVKISAAASDHDLHAMYKVNVEDLSQLLAYHEVFGKLNSEAQQPQQQQPQQQTQQAKPVLYEVEIEAGTSATMSEAEASPGHHSCDICGKIFQFRYQLIVHRRYHGENKPYTCQVCGNAFSNPTELSKHGKCHLAGDLAERQAKRLSQDKPYACSTCHKTFWRKEHLDNHVRTHTGETPYRCQYCSKTFTRKEHMVNHVRKHTGETPHRCEICKKSFTRKEHFMNHVMWHTGETPHHCQICGKKYTRKEHLVNHMRSHTNDTPFRCEVCGKSFTRKEHFTNHILWHSGETPHRCDFCSKTFTRKEHLLNHVRQHTGESPHRCNFCSKSFTRREHLVNHVRQHTGETPFQCGYCPKAFTRKDHLVNHVRQHTGESPHKCSFCTKSFTRKEHLTNHVRQHTGESPHRCTYCAKSFTRKEHLTNHIRQHTGEAPYKCTLCPRGFVRKEHLKTHVRTHTGESPHACTYCSKTFTRKEHLNNHVRQHTGETPFKCTYCVKSFSRKEHLTNHMHLHTGETPHKCPFCTKTFSRKEHLTNHVRIHTGESPHWCQFCKKTFTRKEHLTNHMKQHTGDSPHACKVCAKPFTRKEHLVTHMRSHSCGERPFSCGECGKSFPLKGNLLFHERSHNKGANTKVFKCEVCSKEFMCKGHLVTHRRTHTDTAETNAAVEPPAENEDCTNECNKCDKDPLEVDRKPDIRPPSESRAADNTASQAQTNTVMQITTQQVQSTAATSATNVTAGTFTATQHHAGASIAHHPVTVNY, encoded by the exons atgaaccaGGATCACCATAGTATCAACGCGGGTGGCGGCCAACCCCCAGGCAATACGGAG TCTCAAAATCAGAGAGTTCAGTCAGCTCAACAGCAGCAACAGAATAATCTTACTCCTACTACATCTGCTACTGACCTACGGGTCAACTCGGCAGCTGTGAATGTTGCTTTGTCGAGCGTCGCAAAATATTGGGTGTTTACAAATTTGTTTCCCGGTCCATTACCCCAAGTATCTGTGTATGGCCTACCAGCCAATACTAGGATTGAAAATGGGAAACCTGTGCAG GATCTCGGACAAGCACATGCTAGTATACTCAATGGAGatcctaatataatattaggtcATCACTCAGGCCAGCCACAGGTCACAGTGTCTGCTGGTGGTCAACAGATACCCATATCTCAAATAATAACGACTCAATCAGGACAAGCTCAtg aagCTCTTGTGGCGCACAATCAGCAACAAGAGCTCACTGCGCAGCAAGCCTCATCTGGTGCTTCACAGGTGTCGGTTGGTTCAGGGCAGGCTTCTCACCAGCAG CAACACCTACTTCAACAGCAGTTGATGGCAGCCCGTCCTGAACATGCCAACCAACAG GTAAGCGAG ATTCAACTGACAGTAAGTGAAGATGGCATTGTTACTGTGGTGGAACCAGGTGGAGGGAAGCTTGTGGACAAAGATGAACTACATGAAACTATCAAGATGCCTACTGACCACACCCTCACTGTGCATCAGTTGCAACAGATTGTTGGTCATCATCAG gTAATAGACAGTGTGGTTCGCATCGAACAAGCTACTGGTGAACCAGCAAATATATTGGTTACACAAAACCCAGATGGGACGACTTCTATAGAAACAAGTGCAGTAGACCCCTTGTTAGTGAAGGATGAGAAGAATGTTGCTAAAATTGAAGCGGCACAGTTTGCTGCACCCActgaaataaaagatattaaagGGATAGATTTAAAG agtGTTGGTACAATGGGCATGGAAGGTGCAGTGGTAAAGATATCTGCAGCTGCTTCAGACCATGACTTGCATGCTATGTACAAAGTTAATGTTGAGGATCTATCTCAACTTCTTGCATATCATGAGGTTTTCGGGAAACTTAACTCAGAGGCGCAACAACCCCAGCAACAACAACCGCAGCAACAAACGCAACAGGCTAAG ccTGTCTTATATGAAGTGGAGATAGAAGCAGGAACCAGTGCAACTATGTCAGAAGCTGAGGCGTCTCCTGGCCATCACTCCTGTGATATTTGTGGAAAAATATTCCAATTCCGATATCAACTGATTGTCCATAG gcGATATCATGGAGAAAATAAACCATACACATGTCAAGTATGTGGAAATGCCTTTTCCAATCCCACAGAACTATCAAAACATGGCAAATGCCATTTGg CTGGTGACCTTGCAGAGAGGCAAGCAAAACGTCTTTCCCAAGACAAGCCGTATGCATGCTCCACATGTCACAAGACTTTCTGGCGTAAGGAGCATTTAGATAACCATGTACGGACCCACACTGGAGAGACACCCTACAG ATGTCAATACTGTTCAAAAACATTTACGCGCAAGGAACACATGGTCAATCACGTAAGGAAACACACGGGCGAAACGCCGCACCGCTGCGAGATTTGCAAGAAGAGCTTTACAAGAAAAGAGCATTTTATGAACCATGTCATGTGGCATACTG GTGAAACGCCGCACCATTGTCAAATATGCGGCAAGAAGTATACTAGGAAGGAGCATTTAGTGAACCATATGCGCTCGCATACTAACGACACGCCGTTCCGATGCGAAGTGTGCGGCAAGTCGTTCACGAGAAAGGAACACTTCACCAATCACATATTGTGGCACTCTG GTGAAACCCCCCATCGATGCGACTTTTGTTCGAAAACGTTCACGCGCAAGGAGCATCTGCTGAACCACGTGCGGCAACACACGGGCGAGTCGCCGCACCGCTGCAACTTCTGCTCCAAGTCGTTCACGCGGCGCGAACACTTGGTGAACCACGTGCGGCAACACACGGGCGAGACGCCCTTCCAGTGCGGATACTGTCCGAAGGCGTTTACAAGGAAGGATCATTTag tTAACCACGTCCGGCAACACACCGGCGAGTCTCCGCACAAATGTTCTTTCTGCACGAAGTCCTTTACGCGCAAAGAGCACCTGACTAATCATGTTCGACAACACACGGGCGAATCGCCACACCGGTGTACATATTGTGCTAAATCCTTCACTAGAAAAGAACATCTCACTAATCATATcag ACAGCATACGGGGGAGGCTCCATACAAGTGTACGCTATGTCCCCGTGGGTTCGTGCGGAAGGAACATCTTAAAACGCACGTGCGCACGCACACGGGCGAATCGCCGCACGCGTGCACGTATTGCAGCAAGACATTCACGAGGAAGGAACACCTTAACAATCATGTGCG ACAACACACGGGCGAGACGCCGTTCAAGTGCACGTACTGCGTGAAGTCGTTCTCACGCAAGGAGCACCTCACGAACCACATGCACCTGCACACGGGTGAGACGCCACATAAGTGTCCCTTCTGCACCAAGACGTTCTCCAGGAAGGAGCACCTAACTAATCACGTGCG AATACATACTGGCGAATCACCTCACTGGTGTCAATTCTGCAAGAAAACGTTTACGCGCAAAGAGCATCTTACAAATCACATGAAGCAGCACACTGGAGACTCCCCGCATGCTTGTAAGGTTTGCGCTAAACCTTTCACGAGGAAAGAACACCTTGTCACGCATATGAG GTCTCACAGCTGTGGTGAGCGACCCTTTAGCTGTGGCGAATGTGGCAAATCCTTCCCATTAAAAGGAAACCTGCTCTTCCATGAGAGATCGCATAATAAAGGAGCAAATactaaagtatttaaatgcgAAGTTTGTTCAAAAGAATTTATGTGTAAAg gaCACTTAGTGACACATCGTCGGACGCACACTGACACAGCAGAGACTAATGCAGCAGTTGAACCTCCTGCAGAAAATGAAGACTGTACAAATGAGTGCAATAAATGTGATAAAGACCCACTTGAAGTGGATAGAAAGCCTGATATtag ACCACCATCGGAAAGCAGAGCAGCTGATAATACTGCTAGTCAAGCTCAAACCAACACGGTGATGCAAATTACGACACAG CAAGTGCAATCAACAGCAGCAACAAGCGCAACCAACGTCACTGCTGGCACTTTTACTGCAACACAGCACCACGCCGGCGCTTCGATAGCGCACCACCCGGTCACCGTGAACTACTAG
- the LOC119832224 gene encoding zinc finger protein 271-like isoform X8, giving the protein MNQDHHSINAGGGQPPGNTESQNQRVQSAQQQQQNNLTPTTSATDLRVNSAAVNVALSSVAKYWVFTNLFPGPLPQVSVYGLPANTRIENGKPVQDLGQAHASILNGDPNIILGHHSGQPQVTVSAGGQQIPISQIITTQSGQAHEALVAHNQQQELTAQQASSGASQVSVGSGQASHQQVPNNRVEFVQHHNIDMQHLLQQQLMAARPEHANQQVSEIQLTVSEDGIVTVVEPGGGKLVDKDELHETIKMPTDHTLTVHQLQQIVGHHQVIDSVVRIEQATGEPANILVTQNPDGTTSIETSAVDPLLVKDEKNVAKIEAAQFAAPTEIKDIKGIDLKSVGTMGMEGAVVKISAAASDHDLHAMYKVNVEDLSQLLAYHEVFGKLNSEAQQPQQQQPQQQTQQAKPVLYEVEIEAGTSATMSEAEASPGHHSCDICGKIFQFRYQLIVHRRYHGENKPYTCQVCGNAFSNPTELSKHGKCHLAGDLAERQAKRLSQDKPYACSTCHKTFWRKEHLDNHVRTHTGETPYRCQYCSKTFTRKEHMVNHVRKHTGETPHRCEICKKSFTRKEHFMNHVMWHTGETPHHCQICGKKYTRKEHLVNHMRSHTNDTPFRCEVCGKSFTRKEHFTNHILWHSGETPHRCDFCSKTFTRKEHLLNHVRQHTGESPHRCNFCSKSFTRREHLVNHVRQHTGETPFQCGYCPKAFTRKDHLVNHVRQHTGESPHKCSFCTKSFTRKEHLTNHVRQHTGESPHRCTYCAKSFTRKEHLTNHIRQHTGETPFKCTYCVKSFSRKEHLTNHMHLHTGETPHKCPFCTKTFSRKEHLTNHVRIHTGESPHWCQFCKKTFTRKEHLTNHMKQHTGDSPHACKVCAKPFTRKEHLVTHMRSHSCGERPFSCGECGKSFPLKGNLLFHERSHNKGANTKVFKCEVCSKEFMCKGHLVTHRRTHTDTAETNAAVEPPAENEDCTNECNKCDKDPLEVDRKPDIRPPSESRAADNTASQAQTNTVMQITTQQVQSTAATSATNVTAGTFTATQHHAGASIAHHPVTVNY; this is encoded by the exons atgaaccaGGATCACCATAGTATCAACGCGGGTGGCGGCCAACCCCCAGGCAATACGGAG TCTCAAAATCAGAGAGTTCAGTCAGCTCAACAGCAGCAACAGAATAATCTTACTCCTACTACATCTGCTACTGACCTACGGGTCAACTCGGCAGCTGTGAATGTTGCTTTGTCGAGCGTCGCAAAATATTGGGTGTTTACAAATTTGTTTCCCGGTCCATTACCCCAAGTATCTGTGTATGGCCTACCAGCCAATACTAGGATTGAAAATGGGAAACCTGTGCAG GATCTCGGACAAGCACATGCTAGTATACTCAATGGAGatcctaatataatattaggtcATCACTCAGGCCAGCCACAGGTCACAGTGTCTGCTGGTGGTCAACAGATACCCATATCTCAAATAATAACGACTCAATCAGGACAAGCTCAtg aagCTCTTGTGGCGCACAATCAGCAACAAGAGCTCACTGCGCAGCAAGCCTCATCTGGTGCTTCACAGGTGTCGGTTGGTTCAGGGCAGGCTTCTCACCAGCAGGTACCCAATAATCGGGTCGAGTTTGTTCAACACCATAACATTGATATG CAACACCTACTTCAACAGCAGTTGATGGCAGCCCGTCCTGAACATGCCAACCAACAG GTAAGCGAG ATTCAACTGACAGTAAGTGAAGATGGCATTGTTACTGTGGTGGAACCAGGTGGAGGGAAGCTTGTGGACAAAGATGAACTACATGAAACTATCAAGATGCCTACTGACCACACCCTCACTGTGCATCAGTTGCAACAGATTGTTGGTCATCATCAG gTAATAGACAGTGTGGTTCGCATCGAACAAGCTACTGGTGAACCAGCAAATATATTGGTTACACAAAACCCAGATGGGACGACTTCTATAGAAACAAGTGCAGTAGACCCCTTGTTAGTGAAGGATGAGAAGAATGTTGCTAAAATTGAAGCGGCACAGTTTGCTGCACCCActgaaataaaagatattaaagGGATAGATTTAAAG agtGTTGGTACAATGGGCATGGAAGGTGCAGTGGTAAAGATATCTGCAGCTGCTTCAGACCATGACTTGCATGCTATGTACAAAGTTAATGTTGAGGATCTATCTCAACTTCTTGCATATCATGAGGTTTTCGGGAAACTTAACTCAGAGGCGCAACAACCCCAGCAACAACAACCGCAGCAACAAACGCAACAGGCTAAG ccTGTCTTATATGAAGTGGAGATAGAAGCAGGAACCAGTGCAACTATGTCAGAAGCTGAGGCGTCTCCTGGCCATCACTCCTGTGATATTTGTGGAAAAATATTCCAATTCCGATATCAACTGATTGTCCATAG gcGATATCATGGAGAAAATAAACCATACACATGTCAAGTATGTGGAAATGCCTTTTCCAATCCCACAGAACTATCAAAACATGGCAAATGCCATTTGg CTGGTGACCTTGCAGAGAGGCAAGCAAAACGTCTTTCCCAAGACAAGCCGTATGCATGCTCCACATGTCACAAGACTTTCTGGCGTAAGGAGCATTTAGATAACCATGTACGGACCCACACTGGAGAGACACCCTACAG ATGTCAATACTGTTCAAAAACATTTACGCGCAAGGAACACATGGTCAATCACGTAAGGAAACACACGGGCGAAACGCCGCACCGCTGCGAGATTTGCAAGAAGAGCTTTACAAGAAAAGAGCATTTTATGAACCATGTCATGTGGCATACTG GTGAAACGCCGCACCATTGTCAAATATGCGGCAAGAAGTATACTAGGAAGGAGCATTTAGTGAACCATATGCGCTCGCATACTAACGACACGCCGTTCCGATGCGAAGTGTGCGGCAAGTCGTTCACGAGAAAGGAACACTTCACCAATCACATATTGTGGCACTCTG GTGAAACCCCCCATCGATGCGACTTTTGTTCGAAAACGTTCACGCGCAAGGAGCATCTGCTGAACCACGTGCGGCAACACACGGGCGAGTCGCCGCACCGCTGCAACTTCTGCTCCAAGTCGTTCACGCGGCGCGAACACTTGGTGAACCACGTGCGGCAACACACGGGCGAGACGCCCTTCCAGTGCGGATACTGTCCGAAGGCGTTTACAAGGAAGGATCATTTag tTAACCACGTCCGGCAACACACCGGCGAGTCTCCGCACAAATGTTCTTTCTGCACGAAGTCCTTTACGCGCAAAGAGCACCTGACTAATCATGTTCGACAACACACGGGCGAATCGCCACACCGGTGTACATATTGTGCTAAATCCTTCACTAGAAAAGAACATCTCACTAATCATATcag ACAACACACGGGCGAGACGCCGTTCAAGTGCACGTACTGCGTGAAGTCGTTCTCACGCAAGGAGCACCTCACGAACCACATGCACCTGCACACGGGTGAGACGCCACATAAGTGTCCCTTCTGCACCAAGACGTTCTCCAGGAAGGAGCACCTAACTAATCACGTGCG AATACATACTGGCGAATCACCTCACTGGTGTCAATTCTGCAAGAAAACGTTTACGCGCAAAGAGCATCTTACAAATCACATGAAGCAGCACACTGGAGACTCCCCGCATGCTTGTAAGGTTTGCGCTAAACCTTTCACGAGGAAAGAACACCTTGTCACGCATATGAG GTCTCACAGCTGTGGTGAGCGACCCTTTAGCTGTGGCGAATGTGGCAAATCCTTCCCATTAAAAGGAAACCTGCTCTTCCATGAGAGATCGCATAATAAAGGAGCAAATactaaagtatttaaatgcgAAGTTTGTTCAAAAGAATTTATGTGTAAAg gaCACTTAGTGACACATCGTCGGACGCACACTGACACAGCAGAGACTAATGCAGCAGTTGAACCTCCTGCAGAAAATGAAGACTGTACAAATGAGTGCAATAAATGTGATAAAGACCCACTTGAAGTGGATAGAAAGCCTGATATtag ACCACCATCGGAAAGCAGAGCAGCTGATAATACTGCTAGTCAAGCTCAAACCAACACGGTGATGCAAATTACGACACAG CAAGTGCAATCAACAGCAGCAACAAGCGCAACCAACGTCACTGCTGGCACTTTTACTGCAACACAGCACCACGCCGGCGCTTCGATAGCGCACCACCCGGTCACCGTGAACTACTAG